GCTATGCACGCCGCCGTCGGACAGAAGTCCGTACAGGTGAAGCTTGGCGTTGTTCTTCTTGGCATGCTGAACGGCTTTAACCAATGTTTCGTTATTGAAGAATTCACCCTCGCGAATGGACTTCGAAATACGAGTCAAGTCTTGATACACAGTGCGGCCTGCGCCGATGTTCAAGTGACCTACTTCGGAGTTGCCCATTTGTCCTTCCGGCAGACCCACCGCTTCACCAGAAGCGGTCAGCGTTGCATGAGGATATTGTTTTAAATACCGGTCGTAATTCGGTTTGTTGGCCTGTGCAACCGCATTGCCTTCCACGTTGTCGCGCAGTCCGAATCCGTCCATAATAATTAAAGCTACCGGTTTTGGTGCTGCCATCTTACTTCGCCCCCTCAACAAGCGCGATGTACGACGCCGGTTGAAGACTGGCACCGCCCACAAGCGCGCCGTCGATATCGCTTTGACCCAGGTACTCAGCAACATTTTCAGGTTTTACACTGCCACCGTATTGAATACGTACAGCATTAGCTGTACTTTCATCATACAGCTCTTTAATCAGACTGCGGATATAGGAGATCACTTCATTCGCATCCTGCGAAGTGGAGGATTTTCCTGTTCCGATCGCCCAAATTGGCTCATAAGCAACAACGACTTGTGCAGCCTGATCCTTGGCCAAGCCAGCAAAAGCTGCTACAGTTTGCACTTTTACAACCTCTTTGGTTTGACCTGCTTCACGGTCTTCCAGCTTTTCGCCTACACATACGATCGGAGTCAGGCCGTGGCGGAATGCCGCATGAACCTTTTTGTTTACCGTTTCGTCTGTTTCGTTGAAATACTCACGACGCTCGGAGTGTCCGATTACAACGTAGTCTACGCCCAGATCCTTCAACATTCCGCCGCTGATTTCACCTGTGAACGCACCATCTTCTGCAAAATGCAGGTTTTGTGCGCCAATTTTAATGGATGTGCCTTTTACTGCTTCAACCAGAGCAGGAAGATTTGTAAATGGAGCGCAGATTACGCTTTCCACTCCTGCAACCTCTGCTTTACCTTTGACCTCTTCGATGAAGGTCTTAGCTTCTGGAACGGTTTTGAACATCTTCCAGTTACCCGCGATAATCGGTGTTCTCAATGGTTTCAACTCCTAACTATTAGATGCCCTAAAGCCTTTATTACGCGTTAAACGCTTGATTACTTATCGTTAAGTGCAACAACACCCGGAAGTGCTTTGCCTTCCATAAATTCCAGGGATGCGCCGCCGCCAGTGGAAATGTGATCCATTTTGTCAGCCAGGTGGAATTTCTCAGCCGCAGCCGCAGAATCACCGCCACCAATGATGGTGTATGCTTCTGTTGTTGCGCAAGCTTCCGCTACTTCACGAGTACCGCCAGCGAAAGGTTCCATTTCAAATACGCCCATTGGTCCATTCCAAACAACCAATTTGGAGTTTTTGATCACATCAGCATAGATTTTACGAGTTTTCGGTCCGATATCTACGCCTTCCCAATCTGTAGGAATACCGTCAATGTCTACAATGTTCGTGTTCGCTGTAGCGCTGAAATCGTCAGAAATAACGATATCTACCGGAAGATAGAATTTTTTGCCGAGCTTCTTCGCTTTTTCGATAAATCCAAGAGCTACGTCCAGTTTGGATTCATCCAGCAGGGATTGACCCACTTCATAACCTTGAGCTTTAAAGAATGTATAAGCCAAACCGCCGCCAATGATTACGTTATCTGCAATGTTCAGCAGGTTGTCGATCACGTCGATTTTGTCTTTTACTTTGGAACCGCCAATAATGGCTGTAAAAGGACGGTCCGGGTTCGAAAGAGCTTTACCGATTACAGACAATTCTTTCTCCATCAGCAAGCCGGAAACAGCAGGAAGAAAATGCGCGATACCTTCTGTAGAAGCATGAGCACGGTGTGCTGCACCAAATGCGTCATTCACGAAAATGTCAGCCAGTTCAGCAAATTGCTTCGCCAGCTCAGGATCGTTTTTCTCTTCTCCTGGGTAGAAGCGTACATTTTCAAGCAACAGCACGTCGCCGTTTTGCAGTTCA
This DNA window, taken from Paenibacillus kribbensis, encodes the following:
- the tpiA gene encoding triose-phosphate isomerase; its protein translation is MRTPIIAGNWKMFKTVPEAKTFIEEVKGKAEVAGVESVICAPFTNLPALVEAVKGTSIKIGAQNLHFAEDGAFTGEISGGMLKDLGVDYVVIGHSERREYFNETDETVNKKVHAAFRHGLTPIVCVGEKLEDREAGQTKEVVKVQTVAAFAGLAKDQAAQVVVAYEPIWAIGTGKSSTSQDANEVISYIRSLIKELYDESTANAVRIQYGGSVKPENVAEYLGQSDIDGALVGGASLQPASYIALVEGAK
- a CDS encoding phosphoglycerate kinase; its protein translation is MNKKSVRDIELNGKRVFVRVDFNVPVEDGKITDDKRIRETLPTINYLIEKGAKVILASHFGRPKGQVVESMRLTPAGVRLSELLKKPVVKVDEAVGEAVKAKVAELQNGDVLLLENVRFYPGEEKNDPELAKQFAELADIFVNDAFGAAHRAHASTEGIAHFLPAVSGLLMEKELSVIGKALSNPDRPFTAIIGGSKVKDKIDVIDNLLNIADNVIIGGGLAYTFFKAQGYEVGQSLLDESKLDVALGFIEKAKKLGKKFYLPVDIVISDDFSATANTNIVDIDGIPTDWEGVDIGPKTRKIYADVIKNSKLVVWNGPMGVFEMEPFAGGTREVAEACATTEAYTIIGGGDSAAAAEKFHLADKMDHISTGGGASLEFMEGKALPGVVALNDK